In one window of Ignavibacteriales bacterium DNA:
- a CDS encoding oligopeptide transporter, OPT family, translating into VAKKKFNDAQKARVENTGVLLAAGLIAGEALIGLLFAGLAVGDIKYDAWLPAIFAGFPFPFYVSSLVFLFIAWLLIQIPVKNAGRPDEPAPPTAVM; encoded by the coding sequence GTAGCAAAGAAGAAATTCAACGATGCGCAAAAAGCGCGGGTTGAGAATACAGGTGTTCTTCTCGCCGCGGGTTTAATCGCGGGTGAAGCTTTAATCGGATTACTTTTTGCCGGACTTGCGGTTGGCGATATCAAGTACGATGCATGGCTTCCTGCGATATTTGCGGGATTCCCGTTCCCGTTCTACGTCAGTTCGCTGGTGTTCCTGTTTATCGCATGGCTCTTGATCCAGATACCGGTCAAGAACGCGGGCAGACCGGATGAGCCGGCTCCACCGACAGCGGTTATGTAA
- a CDS encoding PqqD family protein, with amino-acid sequence MNQNETERINLLDLKPSRNLKWETGEKNEVILFVPKFQNRLLVKYIMPNIKRPYFKIKLDDHGSFIWNLCDGNTTVGKIAEEMKGKFGESFDPSYERIGKFVNQLVRDKFLTIENIKVV; translated from the coding sequence ATGAACCAAAACGAAACTGAGAGAATAAACCTTTTAGATTTAAAACCATCGAGAAATCTGAAGTGGGAAACAGGTGAAAAGAATGAAGTAATTTTATTCGTTCCGAAATTTCAAAATCGGTTATTAGTGAAATATATAATGCCGAACATCAAGAGACCCTATTTCAAAATAAAACTTGATGATCACGGAAGCTTTATCTGGAATCTATGCGATGGTAACACAACCGTCGGAAAGATAGCCGAAGAGATGAAAGGAAAATTTGGCGAAAGCTTCGATCCATCCTATGAAAGAATAGGTAAGTTCGTAAATCAGTTGGTGAGGGATAAATTTTTAACTATTGAGAATATCAAAGTAGTTTGA
- a CDS encoding aminoacyl-histidine dipeptidase: protein MSNAINGLKPELVWKYFAEIAKIPHGSKNETAISKYVYDTAKKFGLEAKQDKFGTVLVKKPASPGFENKKSICLQGHLDMVCEKNADKVHDFMKDPIELVRKDNVIMANGTTLGADNGIAVATNLAIMEDKSLKHGPLEFLFTIDEETGLTGANNLQKGFVQSQILLNLDSEEEGAIYVGCSGGRDTLGTWKVNFEKIPAPYIAAEISVKGLKGGHSGLEIDKGRGNAIKIINRVLIALGEVSARLSAINGGNKRNAIPRECTAQVFIPKTKIGLAKEIVANCNIVMKAELATVEKDLIVSMVELPKVKKGKVVKKAQQVKILQTIAALPHGVIKMSADIPGLVETSTNVAVIATTNKGISLATSQRSSVASEIDEIAFGVKAVFELGTAKVEQSDGYPGWKPNLDSPILKVAKATYKSLTGKEPHVKAIHAGLECGIIGEKYPGMDMISFGPTLEAVHSPDEKIYIDTVEKFWNFLLAILRNAN, encoded by the coding sequence ATGTCAAATGCAATAAATGGATTAAAACCGGAGCTTGTTTGGAAATACTTTGCAGAGATAGCGAAGATTCCTCACGGTTCAAAAAACGAAACCGCAATTTCAAAGTATGTTTATGATACAGCTAAGAAATTCGGTCTGGAAGCAAAGCAGGATAAATTCGGAACGGTACTTGTAAAAAAACCGGCTTCACCCGGATTCGAAAACAAAAAAAGCATCTGCTTGCAAGGACATCTCGATATGGTTTGCGAGAAAAATGCGGATAAAGTCCACGATTTTATGAAAGACCCTATCGAACTTGTACGCAAAGATAATGTGATAATGGCAAACGGCACAACGCTCGGTGCCGATAACGGAATCGCCGTTGCAACTAACCTTGCAATCATGGAAGATAAATCATTGAAACATGGTCCGCTTGAATTTTTATTTACTATTGATGAAGAAACCGGACTCACCGGTGCGAACAATTTACAAAAGGGCTTTGTGCAAAGCCAGATATTGCTGAACCTTGATTCGGAGGAAGAAGGTGCTATTTACGTCGGGTGTTCAGGCGGGCGTGATACACTTGGAACATGGAAAGTAAATTTCGAAAAAATTCCCGCACCTTACATTGCTGCAGAAATTTCGGTCAAAGGATTAAAAGGTGGTCACTCAGGACTTGAAATAGATAAAGGTAGAGGTAATGCGATTAAGATAATAAACCGGGTTCTCATTGCTCTTGGTGAAGTTAGCGCGCGTCTCTCAGCTATCAACGGTGGAAATAAACGTAACGCCATTCCGCGCGAATGCACCGCGCAGGTTTTTATCCCCAAAACAAAAATCGGCTTGGCGAAGGAGATTGTTGCTAATTGTAATATCGTGATGAAAGCTGAGTTAGCAACAGTTGAAAAAGATTTAATAGTCAGCATGGTAGAATTGCCCAAGGTGAAGAAGGGCAAAGTTGTGAAGAAAGCCCAGCAGGTAAAAATATTGCAAACAATCGCAGCGTTGCCGCATGGAGTAATAAAAATGAGCGCCGATATCCCGGGGTTGGTTGAAACATCAACCAATGTCGCTGTTATTGCCACTACAAATAAAGGTATATCCTTAGCAACAAGTCAGCGAAGTTCGGTGGCATCAGAGATTGACGAAATTGCATTTGGCGTGAAAGCAGTTTTCGAATTGGGTACAGCGAAAGTTGAACAATCCGATGGATACCCCGGCTGGAAACCGAATCTCGATTCTCCGATTTTGAAAGTCGCAAAAGCGACTTACAAATCGCTCACCGGTAAAGAACCACATGTCAAAGCGATACATGCCGGACTTGAATGCGGAATCATTGGAGAAAAGTATCCCGGTATGGATATGATCTCTTTCGGTCCAACGCTGGAAGCGGTTCATTCACCCGACGAAAAGATTTATATCGATACAGTAGAGAAGTTCTGGAACTTCCTGTTGGCGATATTGAGGAACGCGAACTGA
- a CDS encoding MFS transporter — protein MSERPLPSALYRWMVLLFISLAMFGNYYIYDSISPLADLLKSQLCFTDSEIGLLNGIYSFPNIIMVLIGGIIIDRIGTRKSVFIFTVLIMLGAVVTAVKGDIFWMASGRLIFGLGAESMIVAITTIIARWFKGKQLAFAFGLNLTIARLGSFMALNAPSWGRSLYDYWQSPLWITVGAGVFAVICIIVFYIMDVYANKKFTMEGEGNQDKIEIKEIFKFGVSFWYITALCVTFYSAMFPFQTFAIKFFQEAHGTTREVGGNLSSMLTLAAMIFTPLFGLLTDKIGKRSLMMMFGSLLIVPVYLIMAYKIDLASFIGLQGGLTVNIAFFGIEQAVIPFYLIIPMSLMGIAFSLIPAVMWPSVAYIVDPKKLGTAYGLMTMIQNIGLFGFNLLIGWANDFSGASAANPNGYTLGMWIFTSLGFFGLLFAFLLRQREMGIHGHGLENASGLKK, from the coding sequence ATGTCTGAACGACCTTTACCTTCTGCCCTTTACCGCTGGATGGTTCTGCTTTTCATCAGTTTAGCAATGTTCGGTAATTACTATATTTACGATAGTATAAGTCCGCTCGCTGATCTGTTGAAGTCACAACTTTGCTTCACCGATTCTGAAATTGGGCTGCTCAACGGGATTTATAGTTTCCCCAATATCATTATGGTTTTGATCGGCGGCATCATCATAGATAGAATTGGCACGCGGAAATCCGTTTTTATCTTCACCGTACTGATAATGTTAGGTGCGGTAGTAACCGCGGTCAAAGGAGATATTTTTTGGATGGCTTCGGGTCGACTTATTTTTGGTCTCGGCGCCGAATCGATGATAGTTGCTATCACTACAATAATTGCCCGATGGTTCAAGGGTAAACAGCTTGCATTTGCTTTCGGATTGAATTTAACTATTGCCCGACTCGGATCGTTCATGGCACTGAATGCACCTTCGTGGGGAAGAAGTTTGTACGATTACTGGCAATCGCCGCTCTGGATTACTGTCGGCGCAGGAGTGTTTGCGGTGATTTGTATAATAGTCTTTTATATAATGGATGTTTACGCGAATAAAAAATTTACTATGGAGGGAGAAGGTAATCAGGATAAAATAGAGATTAAAGAAATTTTTAAATTCGGTGTTTCATTCTGGTACATCACTGCACTTTGTGTTACATTTTATTCGGCAATGTTTCCGTTTCAAACGTTTGCAATAAAATTTTTTCAGGAAGCACACGGAACTACACGCGAAGTGGGCGGGAATCTATCGAGCATGTTGACACTTGCGGCAATGATCTTCACGCCGCTTTTCGGGTTGTTAACTGATAAAATTGGGAAGCGTTCTTTGATGATGATGTTTGGCTCGCTTCTAATTGTTCCTGTATACCTTATCATGGCATACAAAATTGATCTTGCTTCGTTCATTGGTTTGCAAGGTGGTTTGACTGTAAACATTGCATTCTTTGGAATCGAACAAGCGGTCATACCTTTTTATCTAATAATACCAATGTCGTTAATGGGGATTGCCTTCTCTCTAATACCTGCGGTTATGTGGCCCTCAGTCGCGTACATCGTCGATCCTAAAAAATTAGGAACAGCTTACGGATTGATGACAATGATACAAAATATTGGATTGTTCGGGTTTAATCTTCTGATCGGATGGGCGAACGATTTTTCAGGAGCAAGCGCTGCAAATCCGAATGGTTACACACTCGGCATGTGGATATTTACTTCGTTAGGATTTTTTGGATTGCTTTTTGCGTTCTTGTTAAGGCAGCGAGAAATGGGAATACATGGTCATGGTTTAGAAAACGCAAGTGGTTTAAAAAAATAA
- a CDS encoding aminopeptidase, producing MNASSHLYSASLIAVRDCMGTKQNEKVLIVTDEPLRTIGYSLWQASKDLGTEVMLIEMLPRKTNGEEPPVEVAELMKKVDVVLCPTSKSLTHTDARRNASVTGARVATLPGVTEEIMIRCMNADYNKIAERTFKICKMMEKTEVIRVTTSLSTDITMPIKGREAHASSGLFREKGLWGNLPTGESYLAPLEGLSNGVVVVDGSMASVGMVNTPIKIIVKDGYATEITGGDEAKRLRELLEPHGKDAYTVAEFGIGTNDKAILTGKILEDEKVMGTIHIAFGDNKSMGGSVRVASHLDGLIKQPTVWFDDNMIMKDGKFLINFEL from the coding sequence ATGAATGCATCTTCTCACCTTTATTCTGCCTCTCTCATCGCTGTCCGCGATTGCATGGGTACAAAACAAAATGAAAAAGTCCTTATTGTAACCGATGAACCACTTCGAACAATCGGTTATTCACTATGGCAAGCTTCAAAAGATTTAGGAACTGAGGTGATGCTGATTGAAATGCTTCCGCGCAAAACCAACGGAGAAGAACCTCCGGTTGAAGTTGCCGAGTTGATGAAGAAGGTGGATGTAGTTTTGTGTCCAACTTCAAAATCGTTGACACATACCGATGCGAGACGAAACGCCAGTGTAACTGGTGCCCGTGTTGCAACGCTTCCCGGTGTAACGGAAGAAATAATGATTCGTTGTATGAACGCCGATTACAATAAAATCGCCGAGCGGACATTCAAAATTTGTAAGATGATGGAGAAAACCGAAGTGATTCGTGTAACAACTTCATTGAGTACTGATATAACAATGCCGATCAAAGGGCGTGAAGCACATGCAAGTTCAGGACTTTTTAGAGAAAAAGGTTTATGGGGAAATTTGCCGACGGGTGAATCATATCTTGCCCCGCTCGAAGGATTATCAAATGGCGTTGTTGTAGTCGATGGATCGATGGCAAGTGTAGGTATGGTGAACACACCTATCAAAATAATAGTAAAAGATGGATACGCCACAGAAATCACCGGCGGCGATGAGGCAAAACGATTGCGCGAATTATTGGAACCGCATGGTAAGGATGCATACACGGTGGCTGAATTTGGAATCGGCACAAATGACAAGGCAATTCTGACAGGGAAAATCCTAGAAGATGAAAAAGTGATGGGAACAATCCACATAGCGTTCGGTGATAATAAATCTATGGGTGGATCTGTGCGTGTCGCCAGTCATCTTGATGGATTAATTAAGCAACCGACAGTTTGGTTCGATGACAATATGATAATGAAAGATGGAAAGTTTTTGATTAATTTCGAATTGTGA
- a CDS encoding efflux RND transporter periplasmic adaptor subunit has product MKKKIFIYSGVGIIIIAVAVYFLFFNGNSNKIEYRTEKITRGDISVQVRATGTINPVRTVQVGTQVSGIIEKIYVDFNSVVRLGQPIAQIDSTFLWASVKEAEANFERNRAQLNEAQRTLNRTKELFKKDLVSQADLDAAQTGYEAAAAQLKQSEGSVERSRVNLRYAVIRAPIDGIVISRDVDVGQTVASSFQTPRMFTIAQDLKKMQVEASVDEADIGQVNIGQEVSFTVDAYPQHDFSGEVTQIRLAPVTVQNVVTYTVIISVSNDDMKLRPGMTATATILVDKREDVLRVPMLATRFQPPAEVLEKMNGKSDDEKGQKKNIEADNQAGGGNKGSVNRNIPEFHQGERQGQPREFGERGGEFRRDRRMRTKDEEKNIDAMFKNKTPDKVIKKMSRIWILSEGKELKSVSVRTGIGDSRWVELLGEELKEGDEVIIGTIGGNNMAGGGQQTNPFSQQRGMMMGGGGMGRR; this is encoded by the coding sequence ATGAAGAAAAAAATATTTATATATTCAGGGGTTGGTATTATCATAATCGCAGTTGCGGTTTATTTCTTATTCTTTAACGGCAATTCAAATAAGATTGAGTACCGGACAGAAAAAATTACACGAGGTGATATCTCTGTTCAGGTTAGAGCGACAGGTACAATCAATCCTGTCCGTACGGTTCAAGTCGGTACACAGGTTTCAGGTATCATAGAAAAAATTTACGTCGATTTTAATTCAGTTGTAAGATTAGGACAACCTATTGCACAGATTGATTCAACATTTTTGTGGGCTTCGGTGAAAGAGGCGGAAGCGAATTTCGAACGAAACCGCGCCCAATTAAACGAAGCTCAGAGGACATTGAATCGAACAAAAGAACTATTTAAGAAAGATCTTGTATCTCAAGCCGATCTGGATGCTGCCCAAACCGGGTATGAAGCGGCGGCAGCTCAGTTGAAACAATCCGAAGGTTCAGTTGAACGCTCACGAGTGAATCTGAGATACGCCGTAATAAGAGCACCGATAGATGGTATTGTTATCTCGCGAGATGTCGATGTCGGTCAAACTGTTGCATCTAGTTTTCAAACTCCGAGAATGTTCACGATCGCTCAGGATTTAAAAAAGATGCAGGTCGAAGCCAGTGTTGATGAAGCCGATATCGGACAGGTGAATATCGGTCAGGAAGTTTCGTTCACAGTCGACGCTTATCCACAGCACGATTTTTCAGGTGAAGTCACTCAAATTCGTCTAGCACCGGTAACTGTACAAAATGTCGTAACATACACAGTAATTATCAGCGTTAGCAATGATGACATGAAATTACGCCCGGGTATGACTGCAACAGCGACTATACTAGTTGACAAAAGAGAAGACGTATTACGTGTGCCGATGCTTGCAACACGATTTCAACCACCAGCTGAAGTGTTGGAAAAAATGAACGGAAAATCGGATGATGAAAAGGGACAGAAAAAAAATATTGAAGCGGATAATCAAGCTGGTGGAGGTAATAAAGGTTCGGTTAATAGAAATATTCCGGAATTCCATCAAGGTGAAAGGCAGGGACAGCCGAGAGAATTTGGAGAAAGAGGTGGCGAGTTTAGACGTGATCGAAGAATGAGAACGAAAGATGAAGAGAAAAATATTGATGCAATGTTTAAAAATAAAACACCGGATAAAGTCATAAAGAAAATGTCGCGCATTTGGATTTTATCCGAAGGGAAAGAATTAAAATCGGTATCGGTGAGAACCGGAATTGGTGATAGCCGTTGGGTTGAGTTGCTGGGTGAAGAATTGAAGGAAGGAGATGAAGTAATCATTGGGACAATCGGCGGCAATAATATGGCGGGTGGCGGACAACAGACGAATCCTTTCAGCCAACAGCGCGGAATGATGATGGGCGGCGGCGGAATGGGTCGGAGATGA
- a CDS encoding ABC transporter permease codes for MRFFEILRIAFDALLRNKMRSLLTMLGIIIGVGAVIAMIAVGEGARVQVESQISTLGSNVLMVFPGSLGRGGVMSGSQTGTGLTEEDQNAVKEQCPAVAYVSPQVGTGGQLVYGNKNWGTRIQGGTTDIFPIRDWQLIAGDFFTDQDVRAATKVCVIGKTIGDQLFETEDPIGQTLRIRSIPFRVVGVLKSKGQNAMGQDQDDVVLIPYTTLQKRLMGHTHSWGFIVSAVTKKQIPEAQQQITDLLRARHKLGFGDENDFTIRTQTEIADAQSATANIMTILLASIASISLLVGGIGVMNIMLVSVTERTREIGIRISIGARQRDILTQFLMEAIVMSLLGGLIGILFGVVASNLVSKFAGWPTFVTTQSIVMAVSFSMVVGVFFGYYPARKASGLNPIDALRYE; via the coding sequence ATGAGATTTTTTGAAATATTACGGATAGCTTTTGATGCCCTATTGCGGAATAAAATGAGATCGCTTCTCACGATGCTTGGGATAATAATCGGGGTAGGAGCTGTGATTGCCATGATAGCCGTTGGTGAAGGTGCGCGTGTACAGGTTGAGTCGCAGATAAGCACTCTCGGATCGAATGTTCTTATGGTGTTTCCGGGATCTTTGGGCCGCGGTGGTGTAATGAGCGGCAGCCAAACCGGAACAGGATTAACCGAGGAAGATCAAAATGCCGTAAAAGAACAATGTCCTGCTGTTGCGTACGTCAGTCCACAGGTTGGAACAGGCGGGCAACTTGTATATGGAAATAAAAATTGGGGAACAAGAATACAAGGAGGCACAACAGATATATTTCCGATCCGCGATTGGCAGTTAATTGCAGGTGATTTTTTCACAGATCAGGATGTTCGCGCGGCAACTAAGGTTTGCGTCATAGGAAAAACCATCGGTGATCAGTTATTTGAAACCGAGGATCCGATCGGACAGACTCTCAGGATCAGAAGTATTCCATTCAGAGTTGTAGGTGTTTTGAAATCGAAAGGTCAAAACGCGATGGGTCAGGATCAGGATGATGTTGTTCTGATTCCGTACACCACTTTACAGAAGCGATTAATGGGGCACACTCATTCATGGGGGTTCATTGTTTCAGCTGTTACAAAAAAACAAATCCCTGAAGCACAGCAGCAAATAACCGATCTTCTGAGAGCGCGTCATAAGTTGGGTTTTGGCGATGAAAACGATTTTACTATTCGGACACAAACAGAGATTGCCGATGCTCAATCTGCAACCGCAAATATAATGACGATTCTTCTCGCCAGCATAGCGTCAATTTCTCTTCTGGTTGGAGGAATCGGAGTGATGAATATAATGCTCGTTTCGGTTACGGAACGAACGCGTGAAATTGGAATACGGATATCCATTGGTGCGCGACAGAGAGATATTTTGACTCAATTCTTAATGGAAGCTATTGTAATGAGTTTGCTTGGTGGTCTAATCGGAATCTTATTCGGCGTTGTTGCGTCGAACCTTGTTTCTAAATTTGCGGGATGGCCCACATTCGTTACAACACAATCAATAGTTATGGCGGTATCGTTCTCTATGGTGGTAGGAGTATTTTTCGGATATTATCCGGCAAGAAAGGCATCAGGTCTTAATCCGATCGATGCATTGAGGTATGAATAA
- the uvrB gene encoding excinuclease ABC subunit UvrB encodes MAFQLISDFKPDGDQPQAIKELSEGLLRGDKYQTLLGVTGSGKTFTISNVIAQINKPTLIMSHNKTLAAQLYAEFKQFFPKDRVEFFISYYDYYQPEAYLPVTDTYIQKDSSVNDEIDRLRLKATSALLSGDSNVIVVASVSCIYGIGAPDEWLDQMIRVKKGDRIERSVLLKKLISIHYSRNDFDFSRGTFRVRGDIVEIIPAYENEEALRIELFGDEIEKISRINPLTGQFVSESEFEIIYPAKHFITTPATLERAIIDIEAEMNEQVKTFKQLGKLVEAQRIEQRTRFDIEMMCEVGYCSGIENYSRHIAGRPPGSRPHCLLDYFPKDFLLVVDESHVSVPQIGGMWHGDRARKTTLVDFGFRLPSALDNRPLTFAEWENIINQVIFVSATPGPYELSKSNGVIVEQIIRPTGLVDPEVEIRPIKNQIDDLIHEIRERTKRKERILVTTLTKRMAEDLSKYLSDIKIKVRYIHSEIDSLERVEILRNLRLGNFDVLVGVNLLREGLDLPEVSLVAILDADKEGFLRSDKSLIQTAGRTARNLNGKVILYADIETGSMKRMLDETRRRREKQIEYNRKHGITAKTIYKTTEEILAATSVADVKASRDARREREKVPIVSESVFKYMTNEQRKDLIEELRLEMRKASKDLEFERAADLRDEITRMEKMIK; translated from the coding sequence ATGGCTTTTCAACTTATCTCTGATTTTAAACCGGACGGTGATCAACCGCAGGCGATTAAAGAATTATCTGAGGGTCTCCTGCGCGGCGATAAATATCAAACCCTTCTCGGTGTTACAGGAAGCGGAAAAACTTTTACGATCTCGAACGTCATCGCACAAATAAATAAACCCACGCTCATCATGTCTCATAATAAAACTCTCGCTGCTCAGTTGTACGCGGAGTTTAAGCAATTTTTTCCTAAAGATCGCGTTGAATTTTTTATTTCCTATTACGATTACTACCAACCCGAAGCATATTTGCCGGTAACCGATACTTATATTCAAAAAGATTCGTCGGTGAACGACGAGATAGACAGACTTCGTCTCAAGGCAACAAGCGCATTGCTAAGTGGTGATTCAAACGTGATCGTGGTTGCTTCTGTAAGTTGTATCTACGGCATCGGCGCGCCGGACGAATGGCTCGATCAAATGATCCGCGTTAAAAAGGGAGACCGGATTGAACGAAGCGTTTTACTAAAAAAACTTATCAGCATTCATTATTCAAGAAACGATTTTGATTTCAGCAGGGGAACATTTCGTGTCCGCGGTGATATCGTTGAAATAATCCCCGCTTATGAAAACGAAGAGGCATTGCGGATCGAACTTTTTGGTGATGAGATCGAAAAAATATCTCGTATAAACCCCCTTACGGGTCAGTTTGTTTCAGAAAGTGAATTTGAGATCATATATCCGGCCAAGCATTTCATAACCACACCCGCGACTTTAGAACGCGCTATAATAGATATTGAAGCTGAGATGAATGAGCAAGTGAAAACTTTTAAACAACTCGGAAAGCTTGTCGAGGCACAGAGGATAGAGCAACGTACCAGGTTCGATATCGAAATGATGTGCGAGGTTGGATATTGTTCCGGTATAGAAAATTATTCCCGTCACATCGCGGGCAGACCACCGGGATCGCGGCCACATTGTTTGCTGGATTATTTTCCGAAAGATTTTCTACTTGTGGTAGATGAATCGCATGTCTCTGTTCCTCAAATCGGCGGTATGTGGCATGGCGACCGCGCACGCAAAACAACATTGGTCGATTTTGGATTTCGGTTACCTTCGGCGTTAGATAACAGACCGCTCACTTTTGCTGAGTGGGAAAATATTATTAATCAGGTTATTTTTGTTAGTGCAACTCCGGGTCCGTATGAACTGAGCAAATCTAATGGAGTCATCGTTGAACAGATAATTCGTCCAACCGGACTTGTTGATCCCGAAGTAGAAATCCGTCCCATTAAGAATCAAATTGATGATCTCATTCATGAAATCCGCGAGCGCACAAAAAGAAAAGAACGGATTCTAGTTACAACGCTGACGAAAAGAATGGCAGAAGATTTATCAAAATATCTCAGTGATATAAAAATTAAGGTAAGGTATATTCATTCTGAAATAGATTCGTTAGAGAGGGTGGAAATATTGCGCAACCTGCGTTTGGGTAATTTCGATGTGTTGGTAGGTGTAAATTTATTGCGTGAAGGATTGGATTTACCTGAAGTATCGTTGGTGGCGATTTTAGATGCTGACAAGGAAGGTTTTTTAAGATCAGATAAATCATTGATACAAACGGCAGGCAGAACAGCCCGGAATTTAAACGGGAAAGTTATTCTCTACGCCGATATTGAAACCGGATCGATGAAACGTATGCTGGATGAAACGCGGCGGCGGCGCGAGAAACAAATCGAATACAACAGAAAGCACGGTATTACCGCGAAGACTATTTACAAAACGACTGAAGAAATTCTTGCTGCCACATCGGTTGCGGATGTGAAAGCTTCGCGAGACGCTCGGCGCGAAAGAGAAAAGGTGCCGATTGTCTCGGAATCCGTTTTTAAATATATGACGAATGAGCAACGCAAAGACCTTATTGAAGAACTTCGGTTGGAAATGAGAAAGGCATCGAAAGATCTGGAGTTTGAAAGAGCGGCAGATTTAAGAGATGAAATTACACGAATGGAGAAAATGATTAAATAA
- a CDS encoding ComF family protein produces the protein MENKTERVCRQCWDSILRIDSLHPTWKEIKSKFDTESLIKDLASVFLFEKEGTLQQLIHLLKYQGMKSLGIRLGEELGSRLLLNQFYADADYLIPIPLHRLKYRERGYNQSEYICRGMSNINKIPLNISLVIRQKYTQTQTQLNLIERKDNVGDAFKINEKYCNLVEGKRFIIVDDVITTGSTINSCAKVLLTSGADRVLAASVALAE, from the coding sequence ATGGAAAATAAAACAGAACGTGTATGCCGCCAATGTTGGGATAGCATATTACGCATCGATTCATTGCATCCCACATGGAAAGAGATTAAATCAAAATTCGACACTGAAAGTTTGATAAAAGATTTAGCATCGGTTTTTTTATTTGAAAAGGAAGGAACATTACAGCAGCTTATTCATCTTCTAAAATATCAGGGGATGAAATCTTTAGGAATACGATTAGGTGAAGAATTGGGGAGTAGATTACTACTCAATCAATTCTATGCCGACGCTGATTACCTGATACCAATTCCTTTGCACAGACTCAAATATCGCGAGCGTGGGTATAACCAAAGCGAATATATTTGTAGAGGCATGTCGAACATCAATAAAATTCCTTTAAATATTTCATTAGTGATCAGACAGAAGTACACGCAAACTCAAACTCAACTAAATCTCATTGAACGAAAAGACAATGTGGGAGACGCTTTTAAAATAAATGAAAAATATTGTAATCTAGTTGAAGGGAAAAGATTCATCATTGTAGATGACGTTATCACAACCGGATCGACCATAAATTCGTGTGCAAAGGTGCTTCTTACATCCGGTGCCGATCGTGTTCTCGCTGCTTCGGTGGCGTTAGCAGAATAG
- the gap gene encoding type I glyceraldehyde-3-phosphate dehydrogenase, with translation MAVKVGINGFGRIGRQVFRIIRDNYPKTLDVVGINDIGDLKTMAHLLKYDTNYGKFNGKVEVGEGELIIDGKKIKMFKETEPDKLPWSSVGVDIVIEGTGLFTIKKDGVNKKGKIVKGAENHITKGGAKKVIITAPAEGEDLTVVLGVNEKNYDPKNHNVISNASCTTNCLAPAVRVVHDKFKISKGLMTTIHAYTNDQKILDLPHSDLRRARAAAMNIIPTTTGAAKALALVIPELKGKFDGYALRVPTSTVSVVDFTAQIETPCTTEELRQVFRDAANGPMKGILAAIDEPLVSIDFKGDPHSSSVDLPFTQVLGKEKSDFIKVVTWYDNEWGYSVRTADLANLIASKL, from the coding sequence ATGGCAGTTAAAGTAGGCATCAATGGATTCGGACGAATCGGGCGACAGGTGTTCCGGATTATTCGCGATAACTATCCCAAGACTTTGGACGTAGTCGGGATAAACGATATCGGAGATCTGAAGACGATGGCTCATCTTTTAAAGTACGACACTAACTACGGCAAGTTCAACGGTAAAGTTGAAGTCGGTGAAGGTGAACTTATTATTGATGGTAAAAAAATCAAAATGTTCAAAGAAACCGAACCGGACAAACTTCCATGGAGTAGTGTGGGTGTTGATATAGTAATTGAAGGAACCGGACTTTTCACGATAAAGAAAGACGGTGTGAACAAAAAGGGAAAGATTGTAAAAGGTGCCGAAAACCATATCACAAAAGGTGGAGCCAAGAAAGTAATTATCACAGCCCCCGCCGAAGGTGAAGACCTGACTGTCGTTCTTGGCGTGAATGAGAAAAACTATGATCCAAAAAATCATAATGTTATTTCAAATGCTTCTTGCACAACTAATTGTCTCGCACCGGCAGTAAGGGTGGTTCACGATAAATTTAAAATCAGCAAAGGATTGATGACAACGATTCATGCGTACACAAATGATCAGAAGATTTTAGATTTACCTCACAGCGATTTACGTCGTGCCCGCGCTGCCGCGATGAACATTATTCCGACAACAACGGGGGCCGCAAAAGCATTGGCGTTGGTTATTCCTGAATTAAAAGGAAAGTTCGATGGTTACGCTCTGCGCGTTCCAACTTCAACAGTTTCCGTCGTGGATTTTACAGCGCAGATAGAAACTCCATGCACTACCGAAGAATTGCGACAGGTATTTCGTGATGCGGCAAACGGACCGATGAAAGGTATTCTTGCCGCGATTGATGAACCACTTGTGAGCATCGATTTTAAAGGCGATCCGCATAGCTCATCGGTAGATTTGCCGTTCACACAGGTTCTCGGTAAAGAGAAGAGCGATTTTATTAAAGTCGTTACATGGTACGATAATGAGTGGGGTTACTCTGTTCGAACAGCAGATCTGGCTAATCTTATTGCTTCGAAACTATAA